The Setaria viridis chromosome 2, Setaria_viridis_v4.0, whole genome shotgun sequence DNA window GAGGATGGGCAAGGGGAGGAAAACCACAAGAAAAGAACGGTGCCCAAGATCGTGATGTACCTCGGGTAcgtcctcctcggcgccgccatACTGGCCTTCGTCCTGTACAAGATCTGCTCCAAGAAGAAGCGGAGCAAGCTGGGGCGCAAGTccaagcccggcggcggcaggggcgtgtACGACAGCAGCAGGCTGACGACAACCACGACCACGACGTCGGTGAGCCCGAGCAAGTCGGCCTACTCGCTGCCGACGTCGGTCGAGCAgagcgcggcgggcgcgccgccgtcggcgtcaCTGGTGGTGCTGCGGCGGTCGGGCACGGCGTCGATCACGTCgaacgccgcggcggaggcggcgaaggAGCTGCGGTTCGAGGACCTGCTCAAGTCCCCCGCGGAGCTGCTGGGGCGGGGGCGGTTCGGGAGCTCGTACAAGGTGGTGGTGCCGAACGGCGCAGCGCTGGCGGTGAAGCGGGTGAAGGACGCGGCGGTGGACGAGGAGGCGTTCCGCCGGCGGATGGAGCGGGTGGCGAGCGCCAAGCACCCcgccgtgctgccgccgctggcgTTCTACTGCGCCATGCAGGAGAAGCTGGTGGTCTACGAGTTCCAGAGCAACGGCAGCCTCGCCAAGCTCCTGCACGGTAACTTTCTTTCCCCTACAACACTAGCAACCTATTTTGCGCGCCTGAGGCTCTGGTCATGCAGCAATGCATGAATGTAAAACTTTGTAAATAAAATTCAAGCAAGTAGATGACGAATGTGTTGCGATTATTGTCATGTGCCAAAACGACTTTTAAAAATCAGTGGCCGAAGTTCAAAATATGTTGGGAGTATTTCCATGGTTAGGCGTAGGGTACTACCACGACTTCATGGTATAGTGGGAATTTAATTGACAAAGCAACCTTTTAGTGCAAACAATTCATTTACGCTTTTGTTCATTTGGGATATAATACTTTTTCATTCAAGTTTCTACGGAAACGAATACTCTTCATGTAAAAAAGGCCTGATTTAGCCTAGGCCTGCTAATCTTTCGGCCGATGTTGAGCTGTACAGCCCAAAAGTCAAAAGTAAGGCCAGGTAGCCCCAATCCCTAGTTTGGGCCTTAGTCATCCCGTTCTCTTTTTGAGCTGAAATTGTTCCGGCCCAACATGAAACAATATGAACCCGTAACCTTAGCCTAGTCCGTTTCACTTTGCAATTCAGCCATTTTCAGTACAGTTTGCCTAAAGATAAGAAACTCATCAGTAGCATGTCTCTACTTGAATTTCAATTGCATTCGAAATATCGTTATTGCCAATTATTTTGGATCATTTTCTTGTATATACAAGTTCTATTTCAATCTGGATAATATTCGTATGGAGGTTGTCAAGTGTCAACATGATGTTTCATCTCTTGCGAAATGCTAATCTGCAGGCTCCATAGAGAGCAGCCAGGGTCCCCTGGACTGGCCGGCGCGCCTGCACATCGCCGCCAAGGTCGCCGACGGCATGGCGTTCATGCACACCGCCCTGGGCCGCTACGGCGCGAGCTCCAACTCCTCCACGtcgggcgaggaggcggcggccgacgggccCATCGCCCACGGCAACCTCAAGGCCTCCAACGTCCTCTTCACAGCCGGCATGGATCCGTGCATCAGCGAGTACGGCGTCACCGCGGCGGCCCCGCCCGCCAGCcgcagcgccagcgccggcgccgccgcggccgctctCCGCGCCGACGTGCGCGCGTTCggcgtgctgctgctggagctgctgaCGGGGAAGGCGACGTCGGAGCGGGGCGACGGCGCGGAGCTGGCGCGGTGGGTGACCTCGGTGATCCGGGAGGAGTGGACCGCCGAGGTGTTCGACCGCGcgctgctcgccggcggcggcgacggctccAGCGAGCAGCGCATGTTGCGGCTACTGCAGGTGGCCATGCGGTGCGTCGACGCCTCCCCCGGCTCGGCTCCGCCGCCGACCATGCGGGAGGCCGCCAGCATGATCAACGCCATCCGCGAAGAGGACGACAGGTCCTTCTCCTTGGAAGCGTGACAGGATTGACCAGAGCTCTGATGGTATTATACATAAACATGTTTAATTATTCACAAAAAAGCCTGTTAAATCAGTTGAAATTTCAGTATGTAGCACGTACGACGATGATGCATTTGAGCATATAAACACTTTGTAACTATTGTTGATTAGCCCAGAGGATTATTGTATTGATTTCGCTGATGGAACTTAGCTATCTCATAATGTTTGGTTGCTGTTCCAATTTTCCATTGAAGGAAACGAAACAAAAGCCAGCAATGTGTACAGATGTACATGATGGAAGCATCACGCCTTGAACCATACTCCACCTAAATGATGGATGTTCCctaaggtgtgtttggttggttgtatcatttgattcatgtatgaaatgattcaaaataataatgattcttttgtttggttaggtgaattggaccaactcatccaggacgaggccatcccacttaatacattattctactaattagagtgaaccatatggtacaagcaaattggttgaaccacctcatccaggatcatccatgcatgcatcatgtggttcatgcaaccaaacacactctaaATGTATGTCTTCTGGCGCGATTAGGTGCGTATTGTTGCTTGATTGCTTCCATGGACGTACGCAAACAGCAATACGACATAAGCTGCTGATCAGATGTACAAATGTTGTCCCGACTGCTTAATTCAGAGCACCTTTTTCCGGATTTTGCGGTCATTCGATTGCCTAGCTTCCACAAACGGGTAATCTGAAacaaaagttaaaaaaaaggaactttTATTGTTGCTAATTTGTACTGTAAAATATGAAAACATAACTATATGAAAACTATAGATTTTTTTATATCAAACATTGAAAATAATTTCTATTATGCTTACTTTGAACTTGCCCCACCTCCATTGATTATTATGGGTACTATTATCTGTTTGGCGGGGGGAAAGGTAGTACTATTTTGGACATAAAACTTTTCTCTCCAATTTCTACAGATAAGTATAAGAAAAGTATTATATTTTGAAACTGAAAATATTCATTTAGATTTTAGACATGATACCTGAATCACTAATTTCTGCTGTAATTCATCAAATTAGATGTAATGATTAAAAAAGAGGTGATCCACTTAGCCTAGAATTACATACAATCATTTCTGCAGTAGATGGAGCTTTCTTGGTCCGCGATGCTTGTTGGTTATTTGTTTTCTCCACTAAAAGATGTCCGAATTTCTTTCACAAAAAATGTACAAATTAGACTTGAAACATCATTGACAAAAAAACATAAAAGAAAACTAATACTCCCTCCACCTCAaaatactatttgttttgacttttgtagttttgttatgtatatagatataatatatatttaaataCTCATGtagaaaaatataatatttgagaTGAAGGGAATAAAATATTGGTCCAGACGGCCACGAATAACCCCGCAATATTGATTTGGCCCATACTGATTTGGCCCGCGCACGGTGCCGTGGTTCCTGGCGCGCAACGGGAGCTGCCAACCAGGGCCCACCGCCCACGTGCCCGGTGCTGCGCCCCGCGCGGAACGTGCCACTGGCCACTGCACGCGCACCTGCTGCATGTCTGTGCGtggctttttttcttttccattttccaTCCAATTTTCCACGCTATTTTGTACTCAACTAAATATCCTTTATACGTATAACATACATGCATAAATTGTTTAACAACACTTTAGTAAAAATTTAATAAATGTTATGCTTACAAGTTGTGTATATAATACAAGTAGttctataaaaaatattatgtAAGTTTGTTATTAGGAAAAAAGTTATCCATATAAATCACGTGTATAAGTtataattttctaaaaataaaaaattgaagtTGTATTTTTCAGAGATTGTATGTAAAAGTTACACGTATAAGTTTTACATGCTCTCAAAATTGTGCTAAAAATTTATCTTATAATTTTTGTTAGTACAAAATTATACGTCAAAATTATAATATTCCAAAATGAAAAGTTGCGGGAATTGAAACTTTTCAAAAATAGAAAGTTCAGGGAGGGGAGTGGATTGTTGGGGACCGATGGTTGGGAGGAGCATGGTCCAAATAACCCTCAGGAGGGGCCGGGGTAATATATAAAAACGATTCTTCGTGAACAAACTACAATGGTACAAACAAGGAAGAGCATTTAGCTGACAACACGCCTCCAACAGAGGCAATCTAGCTAATCTAAAACCCTTAGCTAATAGGAGAAGACGAGGAATATTTCTCCATGCACCAGCAACACCAAATGAATAGGGATCGAAGCAGGACATCGTGAACAGAAAACAAATGCACGTACTATTTTCCTTTTTACACATCAAACGCTcacgacggcgcggcggcgcctggTCGTCGTAGGCTACCGATGGCCTTATCCAACTATGCGTCTATGCCTGGCGCACGCTGCAAACCTCGTCATCTTGAGACATTGCACGACATGCCTATCTAGCACGTCAACCCTACCTGTCCATCCCGGCGCACACCATGTTACTTCATTCTTCTACTTGTGCCTACCGGATGAAAAAAAACCAAAgaaaacaataaataaaaaaaaaacgccGCCAGCCTACGAATATGCTACAAATAACGAGATTAGAGTTGACCAAACGCTCAACAATTAGTCTCGCCCTTCTCCTTATCCGTCCACACGCATGTTTCCATATGCAACAAAACGTAATCATGCCTTGCCTGCCGCCCAATAATGCTGGCACTCGTGGAGCCCGAAACGCAAGCTGCAGGAGATTAACCCGGCCATCAACCAGACTGGGGTTTGACTTTGCAGCAACGACAACTAACCAAACCAAACACGTACTGCGTCCATACGCAACAAATTGTAATCAAGCGtgcaaaggaaacaaatataCAGTATGTGTCGTAACCTAACACTCCAAGCCGGGCCCAGCACTGGCTACGCAGACGCTAGCTATACGAGCCAAGCGATGGCACAGCAGCCAACCACATCTGAATCTCTGACCCCGCTGTCCGAATCCGTTGCGGCTCATCACAAGCTACAGTAGAAGGAGATGAAGCTGATGACCTGGCGCTACTTGCCTCCAGTCCAGCagcgcgcacggcggcgacAGGTGGAGGCGTCGGGGGTCAGATCGACGTGACGGAACCCCTCTGGCCCGGCCGACCCACCCAACCGTCCCGACACGTACGGCGCCCAGACgctgaccggccggccggggtgGCGGCACGACGCACGGACGCATGCACCCACCGCGGCATGAACCGGGCACCGGATTCCCGTGGAAAACTCGGGAGGATGACGACGAATGGTCGATGATGATCGCCCTGCTGCCGTGGGTGGTCCGTGCGCGCCGCAGAATTTCGTTTAGAAGAAGCTCTTCTGGGTCTCCCGTACGAACCATCCGTCTGGAAGAAGCTCTTGAATTTTGAGGGCCGTTTGATGCGCCAACAGTGACAGCCAGCCATGTGGTTACAGGCAGCTAAGTTACCGATTACCAAGGTCAATCGCTGACACTGCTGATTATTCAATGGTCCTCGTGCGATAAGACAGTTCACAACTTGACATCTCATCGTGCCACTCGGTACACACGCCATTGAACCAACTAGATGCGTGTGTAACCAAGGGGACCTCATGCACGTTTTGAGTTCCCGAACTCAAGAACTTCGTAGGAAACTATTTTAACTTT harbors:
- the LOC117843051 gene encoding probable inactive receptor kinase At5g67200, whose amino-acid sequence is MAKLLPALAAALVALLAGCSCGVRGGESPEARESLVQFLTALAGGDGQAALRLGWDASVDPCAGTDSSWGDTIKCFENKSENVGKIKKIVLDGKGLSGTIDAALLCAAPAVRVVQLPDNSLRGGVPAGISACSGLTQLIVSGNQLSGSLPPSLAQLGKLEVLDVSRNNFSGEIPGGLSKLGELVRFVANDNHFNGTIPDFDLDKFQNFTVSTNNITGPIPKNAERFGNDSFWPNAAGMCGRPFFDPCPSSPTTAPFNSPSPSSVSEDEDGQGEENHKKRTVPKIVMYLGYVLLGAAILAFVLYKICSKKKRSKLGRKSKPGGGRGVYDSSRLTTTTTTTSVSPSKSAYSLPTSVEQSAAGAPPSASLVVLRRSGTASITSNAAAEAAKELRFEDLLKSPAELLGRGRFGSSYKVVVPNGAALAVKRVKDAAVDEEAFRRRMERVASAKHPAVLPPLAFYCAMQEKLVVYEFQSNGSLAKLLHGSIESSQGPLDWPARLHIAAKVADGMAFMHTALGRYGASSNSSTSGEEAAADGPIAHGNLKASNVLFTAGMDPCISEYGVTAAAPPASRSASAGAAAAALRADVRAFGVLLLELLTGKATSERGDGAELARWVTSVIREEWTAEVFDRALLAGGGDGSSEQRMLRLLQVAMRCVDASPGSAPPPTMREAASMINAIREEDDRSFSLEA